A portion of the Calothrix sp. 336/3 genome contains these proteins:
- a CDS encoding glycosyltransferase family 1 protein, translated as MHQLLINLSVIFNKPTGISNYSRNLFPYLQFLNPTLLTSETYPGFNCYEIPGNMTPAQGTKGHLKRLLWSEFKLPKIYNNLQSSLIFSPIPEASLSNKFRHVVMVHDLIPLRFPKRFSPLTPYFHYYIPSVLRRAEHIICNSQATARDIVDFYQISPDKITPILLGYDKDNFRHFADKGRKEKPYFLYLGRHNPYKNLHRLVSAFAALSNCQNYELWFAGPKDNKYTPLLTKHIQELGLTSQVKFLDYVPYQELPQIIAGAIAMVFPSLWEGFGFPVLEAMACGTPVITSNLSSLPEVAGDAAILINPYNISEITEAMYTIATNNQERDRLITAGSHQVKKFSWQKTGQATAEILQKYL; from the coding sequence ATGCACCAATTATTAATTAACTTATCAGTTATTTTCAACAAACCTACTGGCATCAGTAATTATTCTCGTAATCTCTTTCCCTACTTGCAATTTCTCAATCCAACTTTATTGACTTCTGAGACATATCCAGGATTTAACTGTTATGAAATTCCTGGTAATATGACACCTGCACAAGGGACAAAAGGACATCTGAAGCGATTGTTATGGTCGGAATTCAAGTTACCAAAAATATATAATAATTTACAATCAAGCTTAATCTTCTCACCTATCCCAGAAGCTTCACTGTCAAATAAATTCCGTCATGTCGTGATGGTACATGATTTAATTCCCCTACGTTTCCCGAAGCGATTTTCACCATTAACACCCTATTTTCATTACTATATACCATCAGTTTTACGCCGAGCAGAACATATAATTTGTAATTCCCAAGCAACGGCTAGAGATATTGTTGATTTTTATCAAATATCTCCTGATAAAATTACACCAATTCTTCTAGGATATGATAAGGACAATTTTCGTCATTTTGCTGACAAAGGAAGAAAAGAAAAGCCTTATTTTCTTTACTTAGGAAGACACAATCCCTATAAAAACTTACACCGATTAGTCAGTGCTTTTGCAGCTTTGTCCAACTGTCAGAATTATGAATTGTGGTTTGCTGGACCTAAAGATAACAAATATACGCCTCTATTAACAAAACATATTCAAGAATTGGGATTGACTAGTCAGGTCAAATTTTTAGATTATGTCCCCTACCAGGAATTGCCACAAATTATTGCGGGAGCGATCGCCATGGTATTTCCTAGTCTCTGGGAGGGTTTTGGCTTTCCTGTTCTGGAAGCAATGGCTTGTGGTACACCTGTAATCACTTCCAACTTATCTTCTCTACCAGAGGTTGCTGGAGACGCAGCAATTTTGATTAACCCCTATAATATCAGTGAAATTACAGAGGCTATGTATACAATTGCCACTAATAACCAGGAGCGCGATCGCCTGATTACAGCAGGTAGTCACCAGGTGAAAAAATTCAGTTGGCAGAAAACTGGACAAGCAACGGCAGAAATATTGCAAAAATATCTTTAG
- a CDS encoding MlaE family lipid ABC transporter permease subunit, whose amino-acid sequence MAKSGLSAWSQRLLAAIFLGGQVLVHLLRGKIHWRNTVEQMAVVGPDSVFIALITAVFVGAVFTIQVAREFISFGAGNIVGGVLAVALTRELSPVLTAVIIAGRVGSAFAAELGTMRVTEQIDALLMLKTDPVDYLVIPRVIACSLMLPILTLLSLVTGMAGGLVISVNIYNLSENQFLDSARNFIGAWDIVSALIKAGCFGILIAVIGCSWGMTTTGGAKGVGQSTTTAVVTALLIIFISNFFLSWVMFQGTGSALMQGF is encoded by the coding sequence ATGGCTAAATCCGGTTTGTCAGCGTGGAGTCAACGTTTACTTGCAGCAATCTTTCTAGGAGGACAAGTACTAGTCCATCTGCTGCGAGGCAAAATTCACTGGCGTAATACTGTCGAACAAATGGCGGTTGTGGGACCAGATTCAGTTTTTATTGCCCTGATTACAGCCGTATTTGTGGGAGCAGTATTTACAATCCAAGTCGCACGGGAGTTCATTAGCTTTGGTGCAGGTAACATTGTGGGTGGGGTTTTGGCAGTAGCTTTAACTAGGGAGCTTTCACCCGTACTGACTGCTGTGATTATTGCTGGGCGAGTTGGTTCTGCCTTTGCCGCAGAACTGGGTACAATGCGAGTTACAGAACAAATCGATGCTCTGTTGATGTTAAAAACTGACCCCGTGGATTATTTAGTTATTCCCCGTGTCATTGCCTGCTCTTTGATGCTGCCGATTTTGACCCTGTTATCTTTAGTTACGGGGATGGCTGGAGGTTTGGTGATTTCCGTAAATATTTATAACCTCTCAGAAAATCAATTTTTAGACTCTGCTCGCAATTTTATCGGTGCGTGGGATATTGTCAGCGCTCTGATCAAAGCTGGTTGTTTTGGTATTCTCATCGCTGTGATTGGTTGTAGTTGGGGAATGACTACTACTGGGGGTGCAAAGGGTGTGGGACAATCGACAACTACTGCTGTTGTGACTGCCCTATTAATTATATTTATTAGTAACTTTTTCCTGTCTTGGGTGATGTTCCAAGGAACTGGCAGTGCTTTGATGCAGGGGTTTTGA
- the aroH gene encoding chorismate mutase has protein sequence MEWRMRAIRGATTVNENTVEAMKEAVTELLDEMEQRNQLHPTDMISVTFSITRDLNAIFPAAIARQRPYWDTVAMLDVQQMYVQGSLERCIRFLIHAYLPVSAPVHHIYLRHAANLRPDWGFAEPLQSSQSAIESKV, from the coding sequence GTGGAATGGCGTATGCGGGCAATTCGTGGTGCAACAACTGTAAATGAAAATACGGTTGAAGCAATGAAAGAAGCAGTAACAGAGTTGCTAGATGAAATGGAGCAACGCAACCAACTGCATCCAACAGATATGATTAGCGTCACTTTTTCAATTACTAGGGATTTAAATGCGATTTTTCCGGCGGCGATCGCCCGTCAACGTCCCTACTGGGATACTGTTGCCATGCTAGATGTGCAGCAAATGTACGTTCAAGGTAGTCTGGAGCGTTGTATTCGCTTTCTCATTCATGCCTACCTTCCCGTATCTGCCCCAGTTCATCACATCTACCTACGTCATGCCGCCAATCTCCGACCAGACTGGGGTTTTGCCGAACCGCTACAATCATCACAGTCAGCTATAGAATCAAAAGTATAA
- the crtR gene encoding beta-carotene hydroxylase produces MLVSEAPKPLTIPPKELLLPPGGFNPTLLMFMGAVGIVVLSVLGYWVWQFPDWVCFGMNVLALHISGTVIHDACHQSAHKNRIINAMLGHGSALMLAFAFPVFTRVHLQHHGNVNDPENDPDHFVSTGGPLWLIAVRFFYHEIFFFKRRLWRKYELLEWFLSRLFVAAIIFISVQYDFLGYILNFWFVPSLVVGITLGLFFDYLPHRPFKERDRWKNARVYASPILNILILGQNYHLVHHLWPSIPWYKYQPAYYQMKPLLDEKGCYQSLGLLQKKDFFGFLYDIFLGIRFHHKGE; encoded by the coding sequence ATGCTCGTGTCGGAGGCACCAAAGCCACTGACCATTCCTCCCAAGGAATTATTACTACCTCCCGGTGGTTTTAATCCTACCCTATTGATGTTCATGGGGGCTGTGGGAATCGTGGTTTTGTCGGTTTTAGGTTATTGGGTTTGGCAGTTTCCCGACTGGGTATGTTTTGGCATGAATGTTCTTGCCTTACATATTTCTGGAACGGTAATTCACGATGCTTGCCACCAATCTGCCCATAAAAACCGCATCATTAACGCCATGCTGGGGCATGGTAGCGCTTTAATGCTGGCTTTTGCCTTTCCTGTATTTACTAGGGTGCATTTGCAGCATCATGGCAATGTTAATGATCCAGAAAACGATCCTGACCATTTTGTCTCCACTGGTGGACCGTTGTGGTTAATTGCTGTGCGCTTTTTTTACCACGAGATATTTTTCTTTAAGCGGCGTTTGTGGCGAAAATATGAACTTTTGGAATGGTTTCTGAGTCGATTGTTTGTGGCAGCGATTATTTTTATCTCTGTACAATACGACTTTTTAGGGTATATCTTAAACTTCTGGTTTGTACCTTCCTTGGTGGTTGGTATTACTTTGGGGCTCTTTTTCGATTACTTACCCCATCGTCCTTTTAAGGAGCGCGATCGCTGGAAAAATGCCCGCGTCTATGCTAGCCCCATTCTCAATATTCTGATTTTGGGACAAAACTACCATCTAGTACATCATCTTTGGCCCTCTATTCCTTGGTATAAATACCAACCTGCATACTATCAGATGAAACCCTTACTAGACGAAAAAGGTTGTTATCAATCTTTAGGTTTATTGCAGAAAAAGGACTTTTTCGGATTCCTCTACGATATCTTTTTAGGAATTCGCTTTCATCACAAGGGAGAATAG
- the sppA gene encoding signal peptide peptidase SppA yields the protein MVWPFKPNFRKQLARIEVTGAIASATRKRVLESLKTVEEKKFPALLLRIDSPGGTVGDSQEIYSALKRLGEKIKIVASFGNISASGGVYIGMGAQHIMANPGTITGSIGVILRGNNLERLLAKIGVSFKVIKSGPYKDILAFDRELTEPEQHILQQLIDTSYSQFVQTVAEGRNLTPETVKTFADGRIFTGQQALELGVVDRLGTEEDARRWACELVGLDPEKTPVYTLEEPKPLLSRLVPGNSQVKSPILSGIDWLDFEISTSGLPLWLYRP from the coding sequence ATGGTTTGGCCCTTTAAGCCCAATTTTCGTAAACAACTAGCCCGGATTGAAGTCACTGGTGCGATCGCCAGTGCTACTCGCAAACGAGTTTTAGAATCCCTCAAAACAGTAGAAGAGAAAAAATTCCCTGCCCTGTTACTCCGCATTGATAGTCCCGGAGGTACAGTGGGGGACTCCCAAGAAATTTACAGCGCTCTCAAGCGACTAGGAGAAAAAATCAAAATTGTTGCCAGTTTTGGCAATATTTCAGCCTCTGGCGGTGTCTACATCGGTATGGGAGCCCAACATATAATGGCGAATCCCGGCACGATTACAGGAAGTATCGGTGTAATTCTACGAGGCAATAATTTAGAAAGACTTTTAGCCAAAATTGGTGTGTCTTTCAAAGTAATTAAATCTGGTCCCTACAAAGATATTTTGGCATTTGATCGAGAACTCACCGAACCAGAACAACATATTCTGCAACAACTTATCGACACTAGTTATAGCCAATTTGTCCAAACCGTTGCCGAAGGTAGGAACTTGACACCAGAGACAGTGAAAACTTTTGCCGATGGGCGAATTTTTACGGGTCAGCAGGCTTTAGAATTAGGAGTTGTAGACCGCTTAGGAACCGAGGAAGATGCCCGTCGCTGGGCTTGTGAGTTGGTTGGTTTAGATCCAGAAAAAACACCCGTTTATACCCTGGAAGAACCAAAACCTCTTCTGAGTCGTCTGGTTCCAGGGAATAGTCAAGTCAAATCCCCCATCCTATCGGGAATTGATTGGTTAGACTTTGAAATCTCCACCAGTGGTCTACCTCTGTGGTTATATAGACCATAG
- a CDS encoding DUF3119 family protein has translation MTTSATPNSVSSVELKPSYNIPVVLVLAGIPLLLVQPLLGGAIALFGLFLMYQAVSLRLVFTPTDLDVFRGDKMIRRFPYQEWLNWRIFWEPVPILFYFKEVKSIHFLPIIFDPKILKACLEQRCQRV, from the coding sequence GTGACAACTTCTGCAACCCCAAATTCAGTATCGAGCGTGGAACTAAAACCGAGTTACAACATACCTGTGGTGTTAGTTTTGGCGGGAATTCCTCTGCTATTGGTGCAACCTCTTTTGGGAGGGGCGATCGCGCTGTTTGGATTGTTCCTGATGTATCAAGCAGTATCCCTGCGTCTAGTATTTACCCCCACAGACTTGGATGTTTTCCGTGGAGACAAAATGATTCGGCGTTTTCCCTACCAGGAATGGCTAAATTGGCGCATATTTTGGGAACCTGTCCCCATATTGTTTTATTTTAAGGAAGTTAAGAGTATCCATTTCTTACCAATAATTTTTGACCCGAAAATTTTAAAGGCTTGTTTAGAACAGCGTTGTCAACGTGTATAG
- the pyk gene encoding pyruvate kinase, giving the protein MQLRDSIRRTKIVATIGPATSSPEMLKAIIEAGATTLRLNFSHGSHADHQRNIRLIRQTAFELNQPVAILQDLQGPKIRLGKFENGSIVVSKGDRFTLTNRPVVGTQDISCVTYDYLAEEVPTGARILLDDGKVEMVVEEINRDKGDLHCRVTVGGPLSNSKGVNFPGVYLSIKAMTDKDREDLVFGLDQGVDWVALSFVRNPQDIIEIKELISNAGKQVPVIAKIEKHEAIEQMEAVLALCDGVMVARGDLGVELPAEDVPVLQKRLIATANRLGIPIITATQMLDSMVGNPRPTRAEVSDVANAILDGTDAVMLSNETAVGKYPVEAVATMARIAERMEQELAQNNNALQAQDIRRSIPNSISQAVGQISEQLGAAAIMSLTQTGATARNVSKFRPNTPILAVTPHVNVARQLQLVWGVKPLLVMGLPSTDQTFQAAINVALENNLVAEGDLIVMTAGTLQGVSGSTDLIKVEVVTTVLGQGTGLGQGCSVSGRARVAHTGMDVSNFNHGDILVTSRTSADFVDAIRKAAGIITEEESLTSHAAVIGLRLGVPVIVGVKEATKVIRDGAILTMDVQRGLVYSGAVGG; this is encoded by the coding sequence ATGCAATTACGAGATTCTATCCGTCGGACAAAAATTGTCGCCACCATCGGTCCTGCAACCAGCAGCCCAGAAATGCTTAAGGCTATTATCGAAGCTGGTGCCACAACCCTGCGGCTTAATTTTTCCCACGGTTCCCATGCTGACCATCAGCGTAATATCAGATTAATACGGCAAACAGCCTTTGAATTGAACCAACCAGTCGCAATATTGCAGGATTTACAAGGTCCCAAGATTCGCCTAGGGAAATTCGAGAACGGGTCAATTGTTGTTTCCAAGGGCGATCGCTTCACCTTAACTAACCGCCCTGTGGTGGGAACCCAAGATATCAGCTGCGTCACCTACGATTACCTGGCAGAAGAAGTACCTACGGGCGCAAGAATTCTTCTAGATGACGGCAAGGTAGAAATGGTTGTTGAGGAAATCAACCGCGACAAAGGCGATTTACATTGTCGTGTCACCGTTGGTGGTCCCCTCTCCAACAGTAAGGGTGTAAATTTCCCTGGGGTTTATCTGTCTATCAAAGCCATGACTGACAAAGACCGGGAGGACTTAGTATTCGGTCTCGATCAAGGCGTAGATTGGGTGGCTCTCTCCTTTGTGCGTAACCCCCAAGACATTATCGAAATTAAAGAATTAATTTCCAATGCTGGCAAGCAAGTCCCAGTCATCGCCAAAATTGAAAAGCACGAAGCCATTGAACAAATGGAAGCTGTTTTAGCGCTGTGTGATGGCGTGATGGTCGCGAGGGGAGACCTAGGGGTAGAATTACCTGCCGAGGATGTACCCGTACTGCAAAAACGCCTGATTGCCACCGCAAACCGTCTGGGAATTCCCATTATCACTGCTACCCAGATGTTAGATAGTATGGTAGGCAACCCCCGTCCCACCAGAGCCGAAGTCTCTGACGTTGCGAATGCGATTCTCGACGGAACAGACGCAGTAATGCTTTCCAATGAGACTGCCGTCGGTAAATACCCTGTGGAAGCAGTCGCAACCATGGCGCGGATTGCTGAACGTATGGAGCAGGAATTAGCCCAAAATAATAATGCTCTCCAGGCACAGGATATCCGCCGTTCCATTCCTAATTCCATTAGCCAAGCTGTGGGACAAATTTCCGAACAGTTGGGAGCAGCCGCCATTATGTCTCTGACTCAAACCGGAGCCACTGCACGCAACGTTTCTAAATTCCGCCCCAATACCCCGATTTTGGCTGTGACACCCCATGTGAATGTCGCTCGACAATTACAACTAGTTTGGGGCGTAAAACCTTTATTGGTGATGGGTTTACCCTCCACTGACCAGACATTCCAAGCAGCGATTAATGTCGCTTTAGAAAATAACCTCGTAGCCGAGGGAGATTTAATTGTGATGACTGCCGGCACCCTGCAAGGTGTGTCTGGTTCTACAGATTTAATTAAAGTTGAAGTGGTAACAACGGTTCTTGGACAAGGAACCGGATTAGGACAGGGTTGTTCTGTTAGTGGTCGTGCCAGAGTTGCCCATACTGGTATGGATGTAAGTAATTTTAATCACGGAGATATTCTAGTGACATCTCGCACAAGTGCTGATTTTGTGGATGCGATTCGCAAGGCAGCCGGGATTATTACTGAGGAAGAAAGTTTAACGAGTCATGCAGCAGTGATTGGCTTACGTCTCGGTGTTCCTGTAATTGTCGGTGTGAAGGAAGCGACAAAAGTTATCCGGGATGGAGCCATTTTAACTATGGATGTACAACGGGGTTTGGTCTACTCTGGGGCTGTGGGAGGGTAA